The Apostichopus japonicus isolate 1M-3 chromosome 20, ASM3797524v1, whole genome shotgun sequence genome contains a region encoding:
- the LOC139961189 gene encoding cyanocobalamin reductase / alkylcobalamin dealkylase-like isoform X1 gives MEKYDTIHLKVCQALNPLGFDCHPFKVGWYNDVVDQGFRLQYHADTLAFCIVSTPDMYENAFLPFVEQLKNNQTKIGRDPIDECNLSCMKKVGELFPEEELEFIQDFELLPNRRPKLLVQTAGHVSGGAYYYRRKDCAIDPWESSKKIFGASLHPDYGGWFAFRGAIIFKGVHVPDLVRKEPAKLLDTDAKVQDFLEKFNYHWKENSFRDVIPVKKRYSEACKMYFDTFPTSARLPLIGLDQAQYHNS, from the coding sequence ATGGAAAAGTATGATACCATTCATCTCAAAGTATGTCAAGCACTAAATCCACTGGGATTTGATTGTCATCCATTTAAGGTTGGTTGGTACAACGATGTTGTCGACCAAGGATTTCGATTGCAGTATCATGCAGACACATTGGCATTCTGCATCGTAAGCACTCCAGATATGTACGAAAATGCCTTCTTGCCTTTTGTGGAACAGCTGAAAAACAACCAAACAAAGATTGGTCGAGATCCCATTGATGAATGCAATCTCTCATGTATGAAGAAGGTTGGGGAACTCTTTCCTGAGGAGGAACTGGAATTTATCCAAGATTTTGAACTGCTGCCAAACAGAAGACCAAAATTACTGGTTCAAACTGCAGGGCATGTTTCAGGGGGTGCATACTACTACCGGAGGAAAGACTGTGCCATTGACCCATGGGAAAGTTCCAAAAAGATTTTTGGAGCCTCCCTACACCCAGATTATGGAGGTTGGTTTGCATTTAGAGGGGCCATCATCTTCAAGGGTGTCCATGTACCAGATCTGGTGAGAAAAGAACCAGCAAAGTTGCTAGACACAGATGCTAAAGTACAAGATTTCTTGGAAAAATTCAACTACCACTGGAAGGAAAACTCATTCCGAGATGTCATTCCTGTAAAAAAGAGATATTCAGAGGCTTGCAAGATGTATTTTGATACATTCCCAACTTCTGCCAGACTTCCATTGATAGGACTTGATCAAGCACAGTATCACAACTCCTGA
- the LOC139961189 gene encoding protein UXT homolog isoform X2 — protein MSNTENIPKKVHQYEKFVNEVLRKDLETTLQARDKIYSQIAEYLQLKTVIEKLKESATSESGIKTKVDLGCNFYVQANVPDASKIFVSVGFGFFVEFSHSEALKFIDKKVDHLTHKTNQLTKESAKIKAHIKLVYEGLRELQDLQGELPNEYKEIW, from the exons ATGTCTAATACcgaaaatattccaaaaaaaGTTCATCAGTACGAGAAGTTTGTCAATGAGGTCTTGAGAAAGGACTTGGA GACCACATTGCAAGCTCGAGATAAAATTTACTCACAGATAGCGGAGTACTTGCAACTGAAGACTGTCATAGAAAAACTGAAG GAAAGTGCAACATCAGAGAGTGGAATCAAGACTAAGGTCGACCTGGGCTGTAACTTTTATGTACAAGCTAATGT ACCCGATGCCTCAAAGATATTTGTCAGTGTTGGATTTGGATTCTTTGTGGAGTTTTCTCATTCGGAAGCTCTAAAGTTCATTGACAAGAAAGTTGATCACCTTACACA cAAAACTAACCAACTAACAAAGGAATCAGCAAAGATCAAGGCACACATCAAGCTTGTGTACGAG GGATTGAGAGAACTGCAGGACTTACAAGGAGAGCTACCAAACGAATACAAAGAAATCTGGTGA